In the genome of Dermacentor silvarum isolate Dsil-2018 chromosome 1, BIME_Dsil_1.4, whole genome shotgun sequence, one region contains:
- the LOC119456940 gene encoding solute carrier family 2, facilitated glucose transporter member 8 gives MAEKKEDAPKGFELFYVAAASAWLGSVAMGTNLGYSSPAIPSLKMNASDGGLEINESEETWFGSLMTVGALTGGLVAGFLVDSLGRKLSIIFSSLGFIAGWVLIATAGTVLVLCLGRVITGFFTGLVSLAVPVYVSEISRPQVRGTLGTGIQLSVTLGILGVFFFGKYLGWSSLAILCLTLPAAMAVLMIFMAESPRWLMQKGKRDDALKALQFLYGPGTDYEGERNNIEMNIKMNSTESFHVRELQQPFIYKPILISLFLMFSQQMSGINAVMFYAVSIFQSAGTTIPAPDCMVIIGVVQVIATLGATMVMDKGGRRVLLLTSVSLLALSLGVLGGYHYVKATKGDEAVESIGWLPLVCLSLFIIGFSCGMGPIPWLMMGELLPARVRGFATGICTSFNWTMAFVVTKTFNDMLELLKPYGTYWFFCIVMIISFFVVVLALPETKGKTLEEIEAAFRSGYEPVKKPSEPIVAEVTASAAAAPPPPAAPSPGPAGAADVLPSPKRHSVPSTHSKLTSPDKTTTSPNRKASRSTVSEAAPTESAPKSPPTQQPDKEAANISSGAN, from the coding sequence ATGGCCGAAAAGAAGGAGGACGCGCCCAAGGGCTTCGAGCTCTTCTATGTGGCGGCCGCCTCCGCCTGGCTCGGCTCAGTGGCCATGGGCACAAACTTGGGATACTCGTCGCCAGCCATACCGAGCCTCAAGATGAACGCTTCGGACGGCGGCCTGGAAATCAACGAGAGTGAGGAGACCTGGTTTGGCTCGCTGATGACGGTTGGCGCGCTCACGGGAGGACTGGTAGCTGGTTTTCTGGTGGACAGCTTGGGCCGTAAGTTGTCCATCATCTTCTCCTCGCTCGGCTTCATCGCTGGCTGGGTACTCATCGCCACCGCGGGCACTGTGCTCGTGCTCTGCCTCGGCCGCGTCATCACCGGCTTCTTCACGGGCCTTGTGTCGCTCGCCGTGCCCGTGTACGTGTCCGAGATCAGTAGGCCACAGGTGCGCGGCACGCTCGGCACCGGCATCCAGCTGTCTGTCACCCTCGGCATCCTGGGTGTGTTCTTCTTCGGCAAGTACCTCGGCTGGAGTTCGCTGGCCATCCTCTGCCTCACACTGCCGGCTGCTATGGCCGTGCTCATGATATTCATGGCTGAGTCGCCGCGCTGGCTGATGCAGAAAGGCAAGCGCGATGACGCGCTCAAGGCACTCCAGTTTCTCTACGGCCCGGGCACCGACTACGAAGGGGAGCGCAACAACATCGAAATGAATATCAAGATGAACTCTACCGAAAGCTTCCACGTGAGGGAGCTGCAGCAGCCGTTCATCTACAAGCCGATCCTCATCAGTCTTTTCCTCATGTTCTCGCAACAGATGTCGGGGATCAACGCGGTCATGTTTTACGCTGTGTCCATCTTCCAGTCGGCGGGCACAACCATTCCGGCCCCGGACTGCATGGTGATCATCGGTGTTGTGCAGGTGATCGCCACGCTGGGCGCCACCATGGTGATGGACAAAGGCGGCCGACGCGTGCTGCTCCTCACGTCGGTGTCGCTGCTTGCGCTCAGCCTGGGCGTGCTGGGCGGCTACCACTACGTGAAGGCCACCAAGGGCGACGAGGCCGTCGAGTCGATCGGGTGGCTGCCGCTCGTCTGCCTGTCGCTATTCATCATCGGTTTCTCCTGTGGCATGGGTCCCATCCCGTGGCTCATGATGGGCGAGCTCCTGCCGGCGCGTGTGCGTGGCTTTGCCACAGGCATCTGCACCAGCTTCAATTGGACCATGGCCTTTGTGGTGACCAAGACTTTTAACGACATGCTTGAGCTGCTGAAGCCGTATGGCACCTACTGGTTCTTCTGCATCGTCATGATCATATCCTTCTTCGTGGTCGTGCTCGCGCTTCCAGAGACCAAGGGGAAAACACTCGAGGAGATTGAGGCCGCCTTCCGCAGCGGGTATGAGCCGGTTAAGAAGCCTTCTGAGCCCATCGTCGCCGAAGtgactgcttctgctgctgccgcgccgccgccCCCTGCAGCGCCATCCCCTGGGCCCGCTGGTGCCGCCGACGTCTTGCCGTCGCCCAAGAGGCATTCGGTGCCTTCCACACATTCCAAGCTCACGTCTCCCGATAAGACAACCACGTCACCCAATCGCAAGGCCTCCAGAAGCACCGTGTCCGAGGCAGCACCCACGGAATCTGCGCCCAAAAGTCCGCCCACGCAACAGCCGGACAAGGAGGCTGCTAATATCAGTAGTGGCGCAAACTAA